Proteins encoded within one genomic window of Jiangella mangrovi:
- a CDS encoding LPXTG cell wall anchor domain-containing protein, which produces MFALAAAASGAVLVLAAAGSASAQDVPLTTENPRPNSAPLTGGDAAYEYAPTIIAENGVYRMWYCAQDPQGAVPGDDILYAESSNLNGPFTAPGGGDPLIVFEGRGDGSFDGQHTCDPSIVKADGTYYMYYGAAVNDGATTIGVARSSDGLSWERMVTAPIIAPANQQDTGNDYGAGQPSAVYLDGQFYLIFTDTTGAGALASNGAGQFAWRSSDPTFATGTEVFTAEGWQASTPENNRSFSVANAFSADWQYSDELESFIIAHNNDAGRTTLTFLGTENLAEHPYAPVNIEGVWVEGPGVVSLPDKHAVDDGAEECGRVPVDVIHSSRADGVPPQDLVHKGIDLVAPIDCETPTPTPTEDPTDEPTEDPTDEPTDEPTEEPTQEPTDEPSESPTPTQEPTEDPTPSPSPTDDDDLPDTGAGGTGLLVTLGAALVAGAALLYRYRRGTVA; this is translated from the coding sequence GTGTTCGCTCTCGCGGCCGCCGCTTCGGGCGCCGTTCTCGTTCTCGCCGCGGCGGGCTCGGCGAGCGCCCAGGACGTGCCGCTCACCACTGAGAACCCTCGGCCCAACTCCGCCCCACTGACCGGCGGCGACGCGGCCTATGAATACGCTCCGACGATCATCGCCGAGAACGGCGTGTACCGCATGTGGTACTGCGCGCAGGACCCGCAGGGCGCCGTGCCCGGCGACGACATCCTGTACGCGGAGTCCTCGAACCTGAACGGGCCGTTCACCGCTCCCGGCGGGGGCGACCCGCTCATCGTCTTCGAGGGCCGCGGCGACGGCAGCTTCGACGGGCAGCACACCTGCGACCCGTCGATCGTCAAGGCCGACGGCACCTACTACATGTACTACGGCGCGGCGGTGAACGACGGCGCCACCACCATCGGCGTCGCCCGCAGCTCCGACGGCCTGAGCTGGGAGCGCATGGTCACCGCGCCCATCATCGCGCCGGCGAACCAGCAGGACACCGGCAACGACTACGGCGCCGGCCAGCCCAGCGCGGTCTACCTCGACGGGCAGTTCTACCTGATCTTCACCGACACCACCGGTGCGGGCGCGCTGGCCAGCAACGGCGCCGGCCAGTTCGCGTGGCGCTCGTCCGACCCGACGTTCGCCACCGGCACCGAGGTGTTCACGGCCGAGGGCTGGCAGGCGAGCACGCCGGAGAACAACCGGAGCTTCTCCGTCGCCAACGCCTTCTCGGCCGACTGGCAGTACTCCGACGAGCTCGAGTCGTTCATCATCGCCCACAACAACGACGCCGGCCGCACCACGCTGACGTTCCTGGGCACCGAGAACCTCGCCGAGCACCCGTACGCCCCGGTGAACATCGAGGGCGTCTGGGTCGAGGGGCCGGGCGTCGTGTCGCTGCCGGACAAGCACGCCGTCGACGACGGCGCCGAGGAGTGCGGGCGGGTGCCGGTCGACGTCATCCACTCCAGCCGGGCCGACGGCGTCCCGCCGCAGGACCTCGTGCACAAGGGCATCGACCTCGTCGCTCCGATCGACTGCGAGACGCCGACGCCGACCCCCACCGAGGACCCGACGGACGAGCCGACCGAGGACCCGACCGACGAGCCCACGGACGAGCCCACCGAGGAGCCGACCCAGGAGCCCACGGACGAGCCGTCCGAGAGCCCCACGCCCACGCAGGAGCCGACCGAGGACCCGACCCCGTCGCCGTCGCCCACCGATGACGACGACCTGCCCGACACCGGCGCCGGCGGCACCGGCCTGCTGGTGACGCTCGGCGCGGCCCTCGTGGCCGGGGCGGCGCTGCTGTACCGCTACCGCCGCGGCACGGTCGCCTGA
- a CDS encoding ABC transporter ATP-binding protein, with translation MATVTFDKATRIYPGTDKPAVDALDLAIEDGEFLVLVGPSGCGKSTSLRMLAGLEEVDGGAIRIGDRDVTHMPPKDRDIAMVFQNYALYPHMTVADNMGFALKIAGTPKDEIRRRVGDAAKLLDLTEYLDRKPKALSGGQRQRVAMGRAIVREPQVFLMDEPLSNLDAKLRVSTRTQIASLQRRLGITTVYVTHDQVEAMTMGDRVAVLNAGLLQQVDSPLGLYDKPSNVFVAGFIGSPAMNIATFDVKDGRAVLGDANVPIPASISAKVAEEGSNTVTLGFRPESLTPASAEEIGGIPVLVDVVEELGSDAYVYGRPAGPAADVQADRLRSDQIIARVEPRNAPQKGEKINFTVRQGSEHFFSVKTGERLEP, from the coding sequence ATGGCTACGGTCACGTTCGACAAGGCAACCCGGATCTACCCGGGCACCGACAAGCCGGCGGTCGACGCTCTCGATCTCGCCATCGAGGACGGGGAGTTCCTCGTTCTCGTCGGCCCCTCCGGTTGCGGCAAGTCCACCAGCCTCCGCATGCTGGCCGGCCTCGAAGAGGTCGACGGCGGCGCCATCCGCATCGGCGACCGCGACGTCACCCACATGCCGCCCAAGGACCGCGACATCGCGATGGTCTTCCAGAACTACGCGCTGTACCCGCACATGACGGTGGCCGACAACATGGGCTTCGCGCTCAAGATCGCCGGCACCCCGAAGGACGAGATCCGCCGCCGCGTCGGCGACGCCGCGAAGCTGCTCGACCTCACCGAGTACCTCGACCGCAAGCCGAAGGCCCTCTCCGGTGGTCAGCGCCAGCGTGTCGCCATGGGCCGCGCCATCGTGCGTGAGCCGCAGGTGTTCCTCATGGACGAGCCGCTGTCGAACCTCGACGCGAAGCTGCGTGTCTCGACCCGTACGCAGATCGCCTCGCTGCAGCGCCGGCTCGGCATCACCACCGTCTACGTCACGCACGACCAGGTCGAGGCCATGACCATGGGCGACCGCGTGGCGGTGCTCAACGCGGGCCTGCTGCAGCAGGTCGACAGCCCGCTGGGCCTGTACGACAAGCCGTCCAACGTGTTCGTCGCCGGCTTCATCGGCTCGCCGGCCATGAACATCGCGACCTTCGACGTCAAGGACGGCCGCGCCGTGCTGGGCGACGCCAACGTCCCGATCCCGGCGTCCATCTCCGCCAAGGTCGCCGAAGAGGGCTCCAACACCGTCACCCTGGGCTTCCGGCCCGAGTCCCTCACGCCGGCCTCGGCCGAGGAGATCGGCGGCATCCCGGTGCTCGTCGACGTCGTCGAGGAGCTCGGCTCCGACGCCTACGTCTACGGCCGCCCGGCCGGCCCGGCCGCCGACGTGCAGGCCGACCGCCTGCGCAGCGACCAGATCATCGCGCGGGTCGAGCCCCGCAACGCGCCGCAGAAGGGCGAGAAGATCAACTTCACCGTCCGCCAGGGCAGCGAGCACTTCTTCTCGGTCAAGACGGGCGAGCGCCTCGAGCCCTGA
- a CDS encoding YciI family protein — MLLIYNTATGPDLDAEARLQGHMTLFKELDASGTVLSSAALRENDGVRTVRLSSRGEAPAVTDGPFIEAKELLAGYYLVECETPEEAAAIAARIPCGAGGAVEIRPVNEEVTDLVRGEAPYRI, encoded by the coding sequence ATGCTGCTCATCTACAACACCGCCACCGGCCCCGACCTCGACGCCGAGGCGCGCCTGCAGGGGCACATGACGCTGTTCAAGGAGCTCGACGCGTCGGGGACGGTGCTCAGCTCGGCCGCGCTGCGCGAGAACGACGGCGTGCGGACGGTCCGGTTGTCGTCGCGGGGCGAGGCGCCCGCCGTCACCGACGGGCCGTTCATCGAGGCCAAGGAGCTGCTGGCCGGCTACTACCTGGTCGAGTGCGAGACGCCCGAGGAGGCGGCGGCCATCGCGGCGCGCATTCCGTGCGGCGCCGGCGGGGCGGTCGAGATCCGGCCCGTGAACGAAGAGGTCACCGACCTCGTCCGAGGCGAGGCGCCCTACCGCATCTGA
- a CDS encoding DUF4032 domain-containing protein codes for MELRILAAPREQQALLDLPWDMPLEQWPEWYLVALPRGISRHVVRFTRLGGNVYALKEIVKPFADREYQMLRDLARLDVPAVQAVGVVSGREAPDGSSLDSVLVTRHLQFSLPYRALFARMMRRDTVDRLIDALVVLIARLHLTGFYWGDCSLSNTLFRRDAGAFAAYLVDAETGELHNSLSDGQRAHDLDTARTNIAGEMMDLLAAGQLDKTVDPIAVSDQVVERYEALWTELTEWEAFDVNERWRIARRVDRLNELGFDVDELDIVTDIGGRTIRVQPKVVDPGHHSRRLLRLTGIDAQENQARRLLNDLDTYAAVTDQQGEDEEIVANAWVMDGYEPVLRAIPRELRGKLEGPEIFHEVLEHRWYLSEQHGRDVGLEEAARDYAENVLRHKPDELAILGGTSAEPDTTQPFRITWNDLQ; via the coding sequence ATGGAGCTTCGGATCCTCGCCGCACCACGCGAGCAGCAGGCGCTCCTCGACCTGCCGTGGGACATGCCGCTCGAGCAGTGGCCCGAGTGGTACCTGGTCGCGCTCCCCCGCGGCATCTCTCGGCACGTCGTCCGCTTCACCCGGCTCGGCGGCAACGTCTACGCGCTCAAAGAGATCGTCAAGCCGTTCGCCGACCGCGAGTACCAGATGCTGCGCGACCTCGCCCGGCTCGACGTCCCCGCGGTGCAGGCCGTCGGCGTCGTCAGCGGCCGCGAGGCCCCTGACGGCTCGTCGCTCGACTCCGTCCTCGTCACCCGGCACCTGCAGTTCTCCCTGCCCTACCGGGCGCTGTTCGCCCGCATGATGCGCCGCGACACCGTCGACCGCCTCATCGACGCCCTCGTCGTCCTCATCGCCCGGCTGCACCTCACCGGCTTCTACTGGGGCGACTGCTCGCTCTCGAACACGCTGTTCCGCCGCGACGCCGGGGCGTTCGCCGCGTACCTCGTCGACGCCGAGACCGGCGAGCTGCACAACTCCCTCAGCGACGGTCAGCGGGCCCACGACCTCGACACCGCGCGCACGAACATCGCCGGCGAGATGATGGACCTCCTCGCCGCCGGCCAGCTCGACAAGACCGTCGACCCCATCGCCGTCAGCGACCAGGTGGTCGAGCGGTACGAGGCGCTGTGGACCGAGCTGACGGAGTGGGAGGCGTTCGACGTCAACGAGCGCTGGCGCATCGCGCGGCGGGTCGACCGCCTCAACGAGCTGGGCTTCGACGTCGACGAGCTCGACATCGTCACCGACATCGGCGGGCGCACCATCCGGGTGCAGCCGAAGGTCGTCGACCCCGGGCACCACTCGCGCCGGCTGCTCCGGCTCACCGGCATCGACGCTCAGGAGAACCAGGCCCGCCGGCTGCTCAACGACCTCGACACCTACGCCGCGGTCACCGACCAGCAGGGCGAGGACGAAGAGATCGTCGCCAACGCCTGGGTCATGGACGGCTACGAGCCGGTGCTGCGGGCCATCCCGCGCGAGTTGCGCGGCAAGCTCGAGGGCCCTGAGATCTTCCACGAGGTGCTCGAGCACCGCTGGTACCTCTCCGAGCAGCACGGCCGCGACGTGGGCCTCGAGGAGGCCGCGCGCGACTACGCCGAGAACGTGCTGCGGCACAAGCCGGACGAGCTGGCCATCCTGGGCGGCACCAGCGCCGAGCCCGACACCACCCAGCCGTTCCGCATCACCTGGAACGACCTCCAGTAA